The DNA segment GTTCGATCATTTCCGCCGCGAATGCAAGATAGGCCTGCGCGCCTTTCGATGACTTGTCGAAAATCACGCCGGGCACCCCGTAGCTCGGCGCCTCGGCCAGCCGCACGTTGCGCGGCACCATGGTCCTGAAGACCTTGTCGCCGAAATGTTCTTCGAGCTGAGCCGAAACCTGGTTCGACAAGGTGCTGCGCGGATCGAACATCACGCGCAGCAGACCGATGACCTTGAGCTCGCGATTGAGATTGGCATGTACCTTCTTGATGGTATTCACCAGATCGGACAGGCCCTCCAGCGCGTAGTATTCGCATTGCATGGGTATGACAACGCCATGAGCGGCGCAGAGTCCGTTGAGGGTCAGCATCGATAGCGAGGGCGGACAATCGATCAGAACGAAATCATAGTCGTCGCGATGCTTGTCCAGCGCCTCCTTGAGCCGCGCCTCGCGCCGTTCCAGATCGACCATTTCCACCTCGGCGCCAGCCAGTTCACGGTTGGCCGGCAGCACGTCGAATCCCCCGGAAGGTGACGCGGCACGCACCTCGGCCAGTTCGGCCATGCCGAGCAGCAACTGGTACACCGAACGCGTCAGCCCGCGCTTGTCGATGCCGCTGCCCATCGTAGCATTGCCCTGCGGATCGAGATCGACCAGCAGGGTGCGCTGTCCCTGCTGCGCCAGCGCCGCCGCGAGATTGACGCTGGTGGTGGTCTTGCCGACCCCGCCCTTTTGATTGGCCACCGCAAAAATGTGCATTCAGTTTCTTTCCAGAATCAACAAATGTCTCTCGGCGCTCAAGCCCGGCACCAGCAACCTGGGGGTTGCCGCAACATGCCAAGGTGCAGGCAAGGCCGCCATCTCGTCCTGCGGCAACACGCCTTTCATGGCGTAAATACGGCCGCCGGGCCGCAATAGCGGCCCGGCGGCTTTTGCCAGTAGCGGCAAATCGGAAAACGCCCGCGCGGTCACCGCATCGAATTCATCATATTTCCGGTAATCTTCAATACGCCCGGAGTAAATGCTCACATTCGTCAGCGCCAGATCGATTTTCGCTTGCTGCTGAAAGGCCGATTTTTTCTGCACTGAATCAATCAAGGTCACTGCCAGTTGAGGTTGTGCAATGGCCAAGGGAATGCCCGGCAGTCCCGCCCCGCTACCGATATCCGCCAGGCTCTGCACGTCTTGCAGAAAGGGCAGGATCGAGAGCGAATCAAGCAGGTGCTGCGTCACCATCTCATCGCCATCCCGTATCGCCGTCAGATTATAGGTGCGGTTCCATTTGACCAGCAGATCGACATAGGCCAGCAATCGCTGGGTGGCCGTTTCCGGCAAGTCAAGCCCCAGAGCATTCAACCCCGCGCGCAATATCTCGTTCCGATTCATGCGCGTTTCTTCTCGCGGCGCTTGAGGTGCACCAACAGCAACGAAATCGCCGCCGGAGTAACTCCCTGGACGCGCGAGGCCTGCCCCAGGGTTTCCGGGCGATATTGGTTAAGTCGCTGCCG comes from the Georgfuchsia toluolica genome and includes:
- a CDS encoding ParA family protein — protein: MHIFAVANQKGGVGKTTTSVNLAAALAQQGQRTLLVDLDPQGNATMGSGIDKRGLTRSVYQLLLGMAELAEVRAASPSGGFDVLPANRELAGAEVEMVDLERREARLKEALDKHRDDYDFVLIDCPPSLSMLTLNGLCAAHGVVIPMQCEYYALEGLSDLVNTIKKVHANLNRELKVIGLLRVMFDPRSTLSNQVSAQLEEHFGDKVFRTMVPRNVRLAEAPSYGVPGVIFDKSSKGAQAYLAFAAEMIERVKSI
- the rsmG gene encoding 16S rRNA (guanine(527)-N(7))-methyltransferase RsmG, whose product is MNRNEILRAGLNALGLDLPETATQRLLAYVDLLVKWNRTYNLTAIRDGDEMVTQHLLDSLSILPFLQDVQSLADIGSGAGLPGIPLAIAQPQLAVTLIDSVQKKSAFQQQAKIDLALTNVSIYSGRIEDYRKYDEFDAVTARAFSDLPLLAKAAGPLLRPGGRIYAMKGVLPQDEMAALPAPWHVAATPRLLVPGLSAERHLLILERN